The following are encoded together in the Humulus lupulus chromosome 5, drHumLupu1.1, whole genome shotgun sequence genome:
- the LOC133833973 gene encoding early nodulin-75-like — protein MAAEVERSQNERQSQQQSEASLNVSGVDSSPVDQYEILSKVLGERSDYQRGVGYRAKGKAKKTFSSSTDQSQSQANTAASPNEDMRVMALLVKAIRETFETSTTVHPSKMYNPMFDSFLQRHLPPQSEGGSSSQSPSQQYQPPSQQYQPPSHQQYQPPSQQQFQPPSQYPPQQLYQPHPMYPPHMSSQQPPQYQNQYIFGPHSQSPPQYFSFTDFPGGSMQPPPQPQPRELFGDLTLGRSSQPPYIPSPPPPRPPQPPPPPPPSSQPSSSQPDQNVEDEDNFNINLNDFL, from the coding sequence atggcggctgaggttgagaggtcacagaatgagaggcaaagtcaacagcagagtgaggcatctctaaatgtatctggtgttgattcgtccccggtcgatcaatacgagatactaagtaaagtactcggggagagatctgactaccaaagaggagtgggttatagggcgaaagggaaggcaaaaaagacattctctagctctacagatcaaagtcagtcccaagcaaatactgctgcttcgcctaatgaagatatgagagTTATGGCTTTGCTGGTGAAGGCAATTCGTGAGACGTTTGAGACTTCGACAACTGTGCATCCCAGTAAAATGTATAACCCAatgtttgacagttttctgcagaggcatttgccaccacaatccgaaggtggttcgtcttctcagtctccttcacagcagtatcagcctccttcacagcagtatcagcctccttcacatcagcagtatcagcctccttcacagcagcagttccagcctccttcacagtatccgccGCAGCAACTGTACCAGCCTCATCCAATGTATCCGCCACATatgtcgtcgcaacaacctcctcagtatcaaaaccaatacatttttggaccccattcccagtctcctccacaatattttagttttaccgattttccaggaggatcgatgcagcctccgccacagccacagcctcgagaactatttggggacctcacgctcggacgatcatcacaaccaccttatattccttcaccgccaccgccacggccgccacagccaccgccaccgccaccgccatcgtcacagccgtcgtcctcacagccagaccaaaatgttgaagatgaggacaatttcaatattaatcttaatgactttctttag